The sequence CCACAGAgaaccatttttttttttatgtaaatcaTGAATGTTACAAAAAGTGTCTACCTCTTGATGAATAACACTTATATTTCCTTCATATAATTCATTACAACAATTTGTAAAATTTGAAGCATTAATTTGCAGCAcagcataaaaaaaaataaaaaaaaaacaactcatCACCTAAATTCTCCCTCTCTAAGCACAGATGggtataaataatatatgtatatgtatagaTCAAGTGAAAGAACAAAacatgaaataatataaactgAACAATCATAAAAGACTCTTCAAGCATCAGTAAGAATATACATATTCTACAGTGCAAATCTTGGTTGTTGCATCttgtccttttttctttttttccttttcaccAACTTATTGGAAGAGCAACATCCAAAACCTTTCATTataatttctcaaattcacagGACACTGATCCTTTATTCTGCTTTCTTCCCTCCCTTCCTGAAAATGAAAGACCAGCAACCACCTCTTACTTGCCTGCATTACAATCAAGAGTTCGTGTCAAAAATCACCAAACCACATGCGACTGAccatatatctttttctttctatgaATATTTTCTCtactttttatgtttaaagtACTTCACTAATCTATTGAAGGTATCTCCAGAAGAGGAACTTGAATGCCAAGAGAGGGAAAGGACAATACATGGAAAATACTTGgaacttcatttttcttcttgctACTACCTTTGTTCCTTAGTAGCAAAAAGGCATTAGAGGGTACAAGGaagttttaaatgaaaatcatATCTAccgaaaagaaaaattccatTACTAAATGAAACAAAGATGAAACATGGTAGTAAaagaaagttttctttttgtattctACAAGTTTGAAGAATTTTCATTGTTGCagttaataaagaaaaaagaatttttctgtttaaagaaaaagagagaaaagaaaacaaagaactCCAAGATTCCCCGTTCCTTGCTCTGTTTTGCAACAGAACAGTTCCCAGTCCCTTCTTCTTTGCCAAGAACTTGATATCCAATTTAAATGGATAAATCCACCAAGCTAAGATCATATCAATTATGGATCTTTAATTATGGATTAAGACAACATTTTTAAGACCTCAATCACTTAAGAAAACATATAACTGAAACAAGAAATGTTACAATCCTTTTGGACATGAATACATACCTGCCACTGCTGTTCCTGCTGCTACTTCTACTGCTGCTACAGCCACTGCTTTTAGAGCTTCCACTATTACTACTAAATCCACCACTCTCATAGCTCTCCTCTTTCTCCACAAATCTATTCTTCCACCACTCATTTTCTCCATCTTTTGCAGCGGCAGCAGCAGATCCATCAAATAACAAAGGCCTTGGAGATACCCTTCCACTATTATTCATCACAGAATTGTCAtcctttcttattttcttactaccattttttttcttgtttcttgaaTTCCAAGAAATTGGAAACACCATCTTTAAAAGAAACCCTCCATTATCTATACTGCCACTTCTGTTCATGTTcactttcttttcattctttttctttacttgcATATCTCCATTGTTTACTATACAGCTCCTTTCTTTACTAAAACTTTCTTCTTTAACACTCTGATCATCAACCTGATCAACCATGGGTTTTTCTACTATATCTTTTAAAGATAGCTCATAACACCCTTCAGGCATTCTACTCACCATTTCCATAAGCTCTTTTTGCCCTCTAACAATAGCTTGAGTTCTTGCTGATGGAGACAAACTTCGGTAATGATTTTGGCGATGTTGGGGACTTCTGGGTGGACTTGTTCTCCATAAAGGCGGGGAACAAACACCCGAATCATCATCTTCGATGAGTCTTCTTTCAGCTCCAAAATCAGCCGTGGAGTTCCAGTTCTGGTAATTAGCATAATTCTGTGCTGTCTTCTGGGCTCGAGCTTTGTAATTTATGGCACCATAACTGTCATAACTGTCGCTGGTTCGGTTGGGAAAATGTACATGGTTTTTTTCTGGTGAGAAGTCAGTGCCTGGATCTAACATGgtgtttttaaaaatttgggGAAAATGTGAATGGAGGAGAGAAGAGAGAAGAGAGGAGAAGATTGTTTGTTTGTGAAAGGGAGAAGAGGTTGGCAATTACAATGACTGACCTCATATGGGGAAATAGGATTCATTTAtgtcattttctttgcaattaaGTTGTTAATGGTGAGTCATGGGCTGTGGGGTGGTATTTTTTG is a genomic window of Ricinus communis isolate WT05 ecotype wild-type chromosome 2, ASM1957865v1, whole genome shotgun sequence containing:
- the LOC8270936 gene encoding uncharacterized protein LOC8270936; amino-acid sequence: MLDPGTDFSPEKNHVHFPNRTSDSYDSYGAINYKARAQKTAQNYANYQNWNSTADFGAERRLIEDDDSGVCSPPLWRTSPPRSPQHRQNHYRSLSPSARTQAIVRGQKELMEMVSRMPEGCYELSLKDIVEKPMVDQVDDQSVKEESFSKERSCIVNNGDMQVKKKNEKKVNMNRSGSIDNGGFLLKMVFPISWNSRNKKKNGSKKIRKDDNSVMNNSGRVSPRPLLFDGSAAAAAKDGENEWWKNRFVEKEESYESGGFSSNSGSSKSSGCSSSRSSSRNSSGRQVRGGCWSFIFRKGGKKAE